The sequence TAAGAAAAGGAGCGACAATATGAACAATCGAATAGACGCAATCTATGCAAGACAATCGGTGGACAAAAAGGACAGCATTTCCATTGAAAGCCAGATTGAATTTTGCAAATACGAGTTGAAAGGCGGTAACTGCAAGGAATACACAGACAAAGGGTACAGCGGCAAGAACACAGACCGTCCGAAGTTTCAAGAACTGGTGCGGGACATCAAGCGGAGCTTGATTGCAAAAGTCGTGGTTTACAAACTCGACCGTATCAGCCGTTCCATTCTGGACTTCGCAAACATGATGGAGCTGTTCCAGCAGTACAATGTAGAGTTTGTGTCCTCTACGGAAAAGTTTGATACCTCCACCCCGATGGGGCGGGCGATGTTGAATATCTGTATTGTGTTCGCCCAGCTTGAAAGGGAAACCATACAGAAGCGGGTAGCCGATGCCTACTACTCCAGAAGCCTAAAGGGTTTTCGCATGGGCGGCAAGGCTCCCTATGGATTTCACACGGAGCCAATCAAGATAGATGGTATCAACACAAAGAAGTTAGTGGAAAATCCCGAAGAAGCGGAACAGGTCAAGCTGATGTTTGAAATGTATGCCGAGCCGGGAACTTCCTATGGCGATATTGTTCGGCATTTTGCGGAGCATGGTATTAAGGATTTTTCCCGTCCGGCACTCGCAAACATTTTATGCAATCCCATTTATGTCAAAGCAGACCTTGATATTTATGAGTTTTTCAAAAGTCAAGGTACGGTTATTGTCAATGACGCCGCTGACTTTACTGGAATGAACGGGTGCTACTTC is a genomic window of Anaerotignum faecicola containing:
- a CDS encoding recombinase family protein, which codes for MNNRIDAIYARQSVDKKDSISIESQIEFCKYELKGGNCKEYTDKGYSGKNTDRPKFQELVRDIKRSLIAKVVVYKLDRISRSILDFANMMELFQQYNVEFVSSTEKFDTSTPMGRAMLNICIVFAQLERETIQKRVADAYYSRSLKGFRMGGKAPYGFHTEPIKIDGINTKKLVENPEEAEQVKLMFEMYAEPGTSYGDIVRHFAEHGIKDFSRPALANILCNPIYVKADLDIYEFFKSQGTVIVNDAADFTGMNGCYFYRGRGMKGDTKHNLQGHTLVMAPSEGLVSSELWLKCRKKILANASYQAGRKAVNTWLAGKIKCGRCQKALKAEGSYGRWYFRCSKRSDNKSCEGAGTLRIPDTEAVIYAAMVKKLKPFQTIKGRKNALKSNPKLTALQVELAQVQHEIETLIDTLTGANPVLLSYVNSKIEELDGRKQELVKKIAELSVDTISPEQVKEISGYLDTWEEVNFDDKRRVVDLMISAIYATSESINIVWKI